A region from the Spirochaeta thermophila DSM 6192 genome encodes:
- a CDS encoding glycoside hydrolase family 9 protein, whose amino-acid sequence MKRCVTVIGMLGAFLLLFASCGVFFEGEMGSSGVRSRAAASFNYVDAFAKSILFYEANWCGPDAGENRLAWRGPCHWEDGADVGLDLTGGFHDAGDHVKFGLPQAYAASTLGWAYYEFKDVFVETGQDQYILKILKHFTDYFLKCYPNPTTFYYQVGDGTVDHSYWGPPELQDTDRPALYVATPETPASDIAGGTAAALALMYLNYQDVDPSYAQQCLDAAQSLYEFGKTYRGLSESGGFYGSSGYLDELTWGAIWLYIATGDESYMQDVEGFLEEKGINEQNGYNNSWTHCWDDVWGGVFVKLSEISDRPLYRQIAEWNLNYWMNDIPRTPGGLCYLNSWGVLRYAAAEAMLALVYYDKVSHDEAYLDFAKSQIDYILGDNPAGLSYEVGFGENYPKFPHHRAASGRLEAPPANESKKDPEKHLLYGALVGGPDMNDEYVDDIEQYDHSEVAIDYNAGFVGALAGIVKYYGAGQTPEPTPGIEPEDHVPYFVSAYVYESTNQATVIKAYIHNDSLLPPHWETGLSFRYFFDLSELYDAGYTVEDVTASVYYGPANGTLSEIQPWDEANHIYYVEASWPGSKLYGKVEFQFALACYNASVWDPTNDYSFQGLPSAEPDVMTEYIPVYRNGELIFGVEPPKGGASTPTPTPTATTTPTPTPTPTPTPTPTPTPTPTPSGEYTAIALPFTYDGAGEYYWKTDQFSTDPNDWSRYVNSWNLDLLEINGTDYTNVWVAQHQIPAASDGYWYIHYKSSVSWGHVEIQ is encoded by the coding sequence ATGAAACGGTGTGTCACCGTCATTGGTATGCTGGGGGCCTTCCTCCTCCTCTTTGCCTCCTGTGGGGTGTTCTTTGAGGGGGAGATGGGCTCTTCCGGTGTTCGTTCGCGTGCTGCAGCTTCGTTCAACTATGTGGATGCCTTTGCAAAGTCCATCCTCTTCTACGAGGCGAACTGGTGTGGTCCTGATGCAGGGGAGAATCGCCTCGCGTGGCGTGGCCCCTGTCACTGGGAGGATGGGGCCGATGTGGGGCTCGACCTCACGGGGGGGTTCCACGACGCCGGGGACCACGTAAAGTTCGGACTCCCTCAGGCCTATGCCGCCTCTACCCTTGGCTGGGCCTACTACGAGTTCAAGGATGTCTTCGTTGAGACAGGCCAGGATCAGTACATCCTCAAGATCCTCAAGCACTTCACCGACTATTTCCTCAAGTGTTACCCCAATCCCACGACGTTTTACTATCAGGTGGGTGACGGTACAGTCGATCACAGCTACTGGGGGCCTCCGGAGCTTCAGGACACCGATCGGCCTGCGCTCTATGTGGCTACGCCTGAGACCCCTGCCTCGGATATCGCAGGTGGGACTGCGGCGGCCCTGGCCCTCATGTACCTCAACTACCAGGATGTTGATCCCTCCTATGCCCAGCAGTGCCTCGATGCTGCGCAAAGCCTCTACGAGTTCGGAAAGACCTATCGCGGGTTGAGCGAGAGCGGCGGGTTCTACGGATCTTCCGGCTATCTGGATGAGCTCACCTGGGGGGCGATCTGGCTCTACATCGCCACTGGGGATGAGTCCTACATGCAGGATGTGGAGGGGTTTCTGGAGGAGAAGGGCATAAACGAACAGAATGGATACAACAACAGCTGGACCCACTGCTGGGATGATGTATGGGGTGGGGTATTCGTCAAGCTTTCGGAGATCAGTGACAGACCGCTCTATAGACAGATTGCTGAGTGGAACCTCAACTACTGGATGAACGATATACCGCGCACCCCAGGGGGACTCTGCTACCTCAACTCCTGGGGAGTGCTCCGATATGCCGCGGCCGAGGCGATGCTCGCCCTCGTCTACTATGACAAGGTCTCTCATGACGAGGCCTACCTCGATTTTGCCAAGTCACAGATCGACTACATCCTGGGCGATAACCCCGCAGGGCTCTCCTATGAGGTGGGGTTTGGAGAGAACTACCCCAAGTTCCCGCACCACAGGGCAGCGAGTGGCCGGCTGGAGGCTCCTCCTGCGAACGAGTCCAAGAAGGATCCCGAGAAGCACCTCCTCTATGGGGCCCTTGTGGGTGGACCTGACATGAACGACGAGTATGTCGACGACATAGAGCAGTACGACCACTCCGAGGTGGCAATTGACTACAATGCGGGATTCGTGGGTGCCCTTGCCGGTATAGTCAAGTACTACGGCGCAGGACAGACCCCGGAACCCACGCCCGGCATCGAGCCTGAGGATCATGTCCCCTACTTTGTGAGCGCCTATGTCTACGAGAGCACGAATCAGGCCACGGTCATCAAGGCCTACATCCACAATGACTCGCTCCTTCCTCCTCACTGGGAGACAGGACTCTCCTTCAGGTACTTCTTCGACCTCTCCGAGCTCTACGATGCCGGGTATACCGTGGAGGATGTGACCGCCTCGGTCTACTATGGACCGGCAAATGGGACCCTCTCTGAAATTCAGCCGTGGGACGAGGCCAACCACATCTACTATGTGGAGGCGAGCTGGCCCGGTTCAAAGCTCTATGGAAAGGTGGAGTTCCAGTTCGCCCTCGCCTGCTACAATGCCTCGGTGTGGGATCCTACGAACGACTATTCGTTCCAGGGGCTCCCCTCAGCAGAGCCGGATGTGATGACAGAGTACATCCCCGTCTACAGAAATGGAGAGCTGATCTTTGGTGTGGAACCACCAAAAGGTGGGGCGAGCACGCCGACACCTACTCCCACGGCGACCACGACTCCTACTCCGACTCCCACACCCACTCCAACACCCACGCCCACTCCCACGCCTACTCCCACCCCTTCCGGGGAGTACACCGCGATCGCCCTTCCCTTCACCTACGATGGGGCGGGTGAGTACTACTGGAAGACCGATCAGTTCTCCACGGATCCGAACGACTGGAGCAGGTACGTGAATTCCTGGAACCTGGACCTGCTGGAGATCAACGGGACGGACTATACCAACGTGTGGGTGGCGCAGCACCAGATCCCTGCTGCCTCGGACGGCTACTGGTACATCCACTACAAGAGTAGCGTCTCGTGGGGCCACGTGGAGATACAGTGA
- a CDS encoding GH12 family glycosyl hydrolase domain-containing protein, producing MRQLYYGGCLSVLILSLLGCSLGLVDVAGERAGLSRAVTTVTATSSNRYPSATIDSDGDGQTNWVIEPNLWNVVGGSGSVTMTFDDADGFDLDVQIDLSNIQQEDPSGWVHAYPEIWYGIKIWNTVGPAQDGPVPLPRRLSELNDFYTTVDFSIQRLDPQLPFNFPFETWLTRDTSRGRDVRSDEVEIMIWFNYYGLQGAGSQVDTLTVPIEVNGQMRDMTFEVWRSDAVGNGGWEYFAFRPTTPISEGTVRFNWAPFIQKARSLSNRADWENLYFTSVELGTEFGTPDYLNAQLAWHVYDLQLEYTTTPILGGGGGTTPTPTPTPTPTATPTPTPTPTSTPTATPTPTPTPSGQYTEIALPFSYDGAGEYYWKTDQFSTDPNDWSRYVNSWNLDLLEINGTDYTNVWVAQHQITPASDGYWYIHYKGSYPWSHVEIK from the coding sequence ATGAGACAGCTCTACTATGGAGGATGCCTAAGTGTCCTCATTCTGAGCCTTCTTGGGTGTTCCCTTGGCCTCGTAGATGTGGCAGGGGAACGCGCAGGTCTCTCTCGAGCAGTGACTACGGTCACCGCCACGAGTAGCAACCGGTATCCCTCGGCCACTATCGATTCCGACGGGGATGGTCAGACGAACTGGGTGATTGAGCCTAACCTCTGGAATGTGGTGGGAGGTTCCGGAAGCGTCACCATGACGTTCGACGATGCGGATGGGTTCGATCTCGACGTGCAGATCGATCTCTCCAACATCCAACAGGAGGATCCGTCCGGTTGGGTCCACGCCTATCCCGAGATATGGTACGGGATCAAGATCTGGAATACCGTGGGTCCTGCACAGGACGGGCCGGTACCTCTGCCCAGGCGGCTCTCCGAGCTCAACGACTTCTACACCACGGTCGACTTTTCGATTCAGCGCCTCGATCCCCAGCTCCCCTTCAATTTCCCGTTCGAGACCTGGCTCACCAGGGATACCAGCCGGGGAAGGGACGTGCGTTCGGACGAGGTCGAGATCATGATCTGGTTCAACTACTACGGCCTCCAAGGAGCAGGTTCCCAGGTTGATACGCTCACAGTACCTATTGAGGTGAACGGTCAGATGCGGGACATGACGTTCGAGGTGTGGCGGTCGGATGCAGTAGGGAACGGAGGATGGGAGTACTTCGCCTTCAGGCCCACCACTCCCATAAGTGAGGGAACGGTGCGCTTCAACTGGGCTCCCTTCATCCAGAAGGCACGATCCCTCTCCAACAGGGCCGACTGGGAGAATCTCTACTTCACCAGTGTGGAGCTGGGGACTGAGTTCGGGACGCCCGACTATCTCAACGCGCAGCTCGCATGGCATGTGTACGACCTCCAGCTCGAGTACACCACCACTCCCATCCTCGGAGGTGGTGGAGGGACGACCCCCACTCCTACGCCGACTCCGACCCCCACCGCCACGCCCACACCGACTCCAACACCTACATCCACGCCGACTGCCACTCCCACGCCTACTCCCACCCCTTCCGGGCAGTACACCGAGATCGCGCTTCCCTTCAGCTACGATGGGGCGGGTGAGTACTACTGGAAGACCGATCAGTTCTCCACGGATCCGAACGACTGGAGCAGGTACGTGAATTCCTGGAACCTGGACCTGCTGGAGATCAACGGGACGGACTATACCAACGTGTGGGTGGCGCAGCACCAGATCACGCCTGCCTCTGACGGGTACTGGTACATCCACTACAAGGGCTCCTATCCGTGGAGCCACGTGGAGATAAAGTAA
- the fumC gene encoding class II fumarate hydratase encodes MDYRIETDTMGEVRVPASAYWGAQTQRSLENFPIGEESFPPLFIRAYAHIKKAAARANQALGVLEPPLAGAISKACDEIIQGKWEDQFPLKVWQTGSGTQTNMNLNEVIANRANEILGAPRGSKTPVHPNDHVNRSQSSNDTFPAAMHLSTLMALNEQLYPALDALLTTLSQKVEAFKEVVKVGRTHLQDAVPLTLGQEFSGYLHQVRSAREALSAAAEELCELPLGGTAVGTGLNAPEGFAEKACAYLREQTHLLVRPARNRYALIAAHDIFASLAGSLSRLSAALYKLASDIRLMGSGPRCGIGELILPANEPGSSIMPGKVNPTQAEALTMVCFQVMGLSQAVTFACSQGHLELNTYKPLIIHDILLSIRLLSEAMESFRIRCLEGVRPDTRRIQEYLEKTLMLVTVLTPHIGYERAAQVAKKAYEEGKTLRQAARELGYLTEEEFDRLVDPKGMV; translated from the coding sequence ATGGACTACCGTATCGAGACCGATACCATGGGAGAGGTGAGGGTCCCCGCCTCGGCCTACTGGGGGGCCCAGACCCAGCGTTCGCTCGAGAACTTCCCCATAGGGGAGGAGTCCTTCCCTCCCCTCTTCATCAGGGCCTATGCGCACATAAAGAAGGCGGCTGCTCGGGCCAACCAGGCCCTGGGCGTGCTGGAGCCTCCCCTCGCCGGGGCCATCTCCAAGGCCTGCGACGAGATCATCCAGGGGAAGTGGGAAGACCAGTTCCCCCTCAAGGTGTGGCAGACAGGGAGCGGCACCCAGACCAATATGAACCTCAACGAGGTCATCGCCAACAGGGCGAACGAGATCCTCGGCGCCCCCCGGGGTTCCAAGACCCCCGTACACCCCAACGATCACGTGAACAGGTCCCAGTCCTCCAACGACACTTTCCCCGCGGCCATGCACCTCTCCACCCTCATGGCCCTCAACGAGCAGCTCTACCCTGCACTCGACGCCCTTCTCACCACCCTTTCCCAGAAGGTAGAGGCCTTCAAGGAGGTGGTGAAGGTTGGGAGAACCCATCTGCAGGACGCGGTGCCGCTCACCCTGGGGCAGGAGTTTTCGGGGTATCTCCATCAGGTGAGGAGCGCGCGCGAGGCCCTCTCTGCCGCGGCCGAGGAACTGTGCGAGCTCCCCCTGGGAGGCACGGCGGTGGGAACAGGCCTCAATGCGCCGGAGGGGTTTGCAGAGAAGGCCTGTGCCTACCTGCGGGAGCAGACCCACCTCCTGGTGAGACCTGCGCGTAACCGGTACGCCCTCATCGCGGCCCACGACATCTTCGCCTCGCTCGCAGGCTCACTCTCCCGTCTCTCCGCTGCCCTCTACAAGCTCGCCTCGGACATCAGGCTCATGGGGTCCGGCCCCCGTTGTGGGATCGGCGAGCTCATCCTGCCCGCCAACGAACCGGGTAGTTCCATCATGCCCGGCAAGGTCAATCCCACCCAGGCAGAAGCCCTCACCATGGTGTGCTTCCAGGTGATGGGCCTCTCCCAGGCCGTCACCTTTGCCTGCTCCCAAGGCCACCTCGAACTCAACACCTACAAGCCCCTCATCATCCACGACATCCTCCTCTCGATCCGCCTCCTCTCCGAGGCGATGGAGAGCTTCAGGATCCGGTGTCTTGAAGGCGTGCGGCCGGATACCCGGCGCATCCAGGAGTATCTCGAGAAGACCCTCATGCTGGTCACCGTCCTCACCCCGCACATAGGGTACGAGCGGGCCGCGCAGGTGGCGAAAAAGGCCTACGAAGAGGGAAAGACCCTCAGGCAAGCCGCCCGCGAGCTGGGGTACCTCACCGAGGAGGAGTTCGACCGGCTCGTGGACCCCAAGGGGATGGTGTAA
- a CDS encoding transposase: MQQLEQRRGRGRNEYPVRAMWNSLVAGIVFQHPSIEQLRRELLRNGQLRDLCGFDPTRGSDAVPSASAYSRFLSTLRKRTIRTALVKVCTALVDQCYRELPGFGRRLGADGKGIASVARRRGKGAGDRRGEHDADWGVS, translated from the coding sequence ATGCAGCAGCTTGAACAGAGGCGAGGGAGAGGCCGGAATGAGTATCCGGTACGGGCGATGTGGAACTCGCTCGTTGCGGGGATCGTGTTTCAGCACCCGAGCATCGAGCAGCTACGCCGGGAGCTCTTGCGGAACGGGCAGTTGAGGGACCTGTGTGGATTTGATCCTACCCGGGGAAGCGATGCGGTACCCAGTGCCAGCGCGTACAGCCGGTTTCTTTCCACCTTGAGGAAGCGGACGATCCGAACGGCACTGGTGAAGGTGTGTACAGCCCTGGTGGATCAGTGCTACCGGGAGCTGCCTGGATTCGGGCGGCGGCTGGGAGCCGATGGGAAGGGGATAGCAAGTGTTGCCCGTCGAAGGGGGAAGGGTGCCGGAGACCGGCGAGGGGAGCACGATGCGGACTGGGGGGTGTCATGA
- a CDS encoding transposase: MRTGGCHEYVYQNERGEVQKSVKKWFGFTVHLLADTEYELPVAFTVSRASKHEVPVMRKLIRSLDRHRPHILKAAEVFTADRGYDDGTLIDLLWHEHRIKPVIDIRNAWKDGEETKLVAGTPNVVYDYQGTVSCVCMATGTQREMAYRGFEEKRGTLKYGCPAVHYGYECAGKASCPLASCIRIPLSTDRRVFTPIARSSYRWKREYAKRTALERIHSRLDRSFSLELHTIRGQEKLSVHLTLVFSVMSALALGRVRENQPNQMRSLVRPAA, encoded by the coding sequence ATGCGGACTGGGGGGTGTCATGAGTATGTGTATCAGAATGAACGGGGGGAGGTGCAGAAGTCGGTAAAGAAATGGTTTGGGTTTACGGTGCACCTCCTTGCGGATACAGAGTATGAACTGCCGGTGGCCTTTACGGTGAGTCGGGCCTCAAAGCACGAGGTGCCGGTGATGCGAAAGCTGATTCGGTCCCTGGATCGCCATCGGCCGCATATACTCAAGGCGGCAGAAGTGTTCACGGCCGACCGGGGCTATGATGATGGCACGTTGATAGATCTGTTGTGGCACGAGCACCGGATCAAACCGGTCATCGATATTCGTAATGCATGGAAAGATGGAGAGGAGACGAAGCTGGTGGCAGGGACACCGAACGTGGTGTATGACTACCAGGGGACGGTGAGTTGTGTCTGTATGGCCACGGGGACGCAGCGGGAGATGGCCTACCGGGGGTTTGAAGAAAAGCGGGGAACGTTGAAGTACGGCTGTCCTGCGGTGCACTATGGGTATGAGTGTGCAGGCAAAGCCTCCTGTCCCCTGGCCTCCTGTATCCGGATCCCCCTCTCCACGGACCGCAGAGTCTTCACGCCTATCGCCCGATCTTCGTATCGGTGGAAGCGGGAGTATGCCAAGCGAACGGCCTTGGAGCGGATCCACAGCCGGCTGGATCGAAGCTTTAGCCTGGAACTCCACACGATCCGGGGGCAGGAGAAACTCTCGGTTCACCTTACGCTGGTGTTCTCTGTCATGAGTGCCCTTGCCCTGGGACGAGTGCGAGAGAACCAGCCGAACCAGATGCGCTCCCTGGTCAGGCCTGCGGCCTAA
- the acnA gene encoding aconitate hydratase AcnA, whose protein sequence is MDLVERMLGGRRVRVVDMRGLPVEGGLERMPYSMRVLLENVARGVALGRVEEEMAARVGAWQGYVGTEVAYFPARVLMQDFTGVPAVVDLAVMRDAVAEKGGDPSRVTPQIPVDLVVDHSVQLDFWARRDALERNVEKEYERNGERYRLLKWAGRSMANFRVVPPNSGICHQINVEYLAQVVREEVRDGMVLWYPDSLVGTDSHTTMVNGLGVMGWGVGGIEAEAVMLGEAYVMPLPEVVGVRLVGRMPEGVTATDVVLTLTHLLRKKGVVGKFVEYFGPALSQLSVPDRVTIANMAPEYGATMGFFPVDERTVAFLRMTGREEAAARAEAYLKEVGLWYDPSVEPVYSDVLELDLSTVEPTLAGPYRPQDRLRREEVPVRVGEECRRLGAEGEGREVELGGERVLVPHGAVAIASITSCTNTSNPAVMLGAGLVARRAVERGMRVPRWVKTSLAPGSRVVVDYLARAGVLGALEELGFSVAAFGCATCIGNSGPLPAALERAADEGLLLASVASGNRNFEARIHQKVRFNILASPIYVVLYALAGSVMKDLSREPVGKDREGRDVFLHELLPSPEEIARLVEEVVIGEDFERRYAGIFEGDERWRGLEGGEGILFSWDEASTYIRKPPFFELEGLPERIERARVLGFFGDSVTTDHISPAGAIPPDYPAGRYLQELGVRPEEFNSYGSRRGNHEVMMRGTFANIRLKNRLTPDVPGGYTLLFPERTQSFIYDAAMEYRRRGVPLVVLGGREYGTGSSRDWAAKGTRLLGVRAVLARSFERIHRSNLVGMGVLPLCFPEGKSAEELGLTGEEELTIEIGALTPRKRCLVRAERDGREVARFEAEAQVFSQVEVAYLAAGGLLPYVLGKLGG, encoded by the coding sequence ATGGACCTGGTCGAGAGGATGCTCGGAGGCCGGCGTGTCCGCGTGGTGGATATGAGGGGCTTGCCGGTCGAGGGGGGGCTCGAACGGATGCCCTACAGCATGCGTGTGCTCCTGGAGAATGTGGCGAGGGGTGTGGCCCTGGGACGGGTGGAGGAGGAGATGGCGGCTCGGGTAGGAGCGTGGCAGGGGTACGTGGGCACGGAGGTGGCGTACTTCCCTGCCCGGGTGCTCATGCAGGACTTCACCGGTGTGCCGGCGGTGGTGGATCTGGCGGTGATGCGGGATGCGGTGGCCGAGAAGGGGGGCGATCCGTCGCGGGTGACGCCGCAGATACCGGTGGACCTGGTGGTGGATCACTCGGTCCAGCTCGATTTCTGGGCACGAAGGGATGCCCTCGAGCGGAATGTGGAGAAGGAGTACGAGCGGAACGGGGAGCGGTACCGGCTCCTCAAGTGGGCGGGCAGGAGTATGGCGAACTTCAGGGTGGTGCCGCCCAATTCCGGGATCTGCCACCAGATCAACGTGGAGTACCTCGCGCAGGTGGTGCGGGAGGAGGTGCGGGATGGGATGGTGCTCTGGTATCCCGATTCGCTCGTGGGGACCGACTCCCACACCACCATGGTGAACGGGCTCGGGGTGATGGGGTGGGGTGTGGGGGGGATAGAGGCCGAGGCGGTGATGCTGGGCGAGGCCTACGTGATGCCGCTCCCGGAGGTGGTCGGGGTGCGGCTGGTGGGGAGGATGCCTGAGGGGGTGACGGCCACGGACGTGGTGCTCACCCTCACGCACCTCCTGCGGAAGAAGGGGGTGGTGGGGAAGTTCGTGGAGTACTTCGGTCCTGCGCTTTCCCAGCTGTCGGTCCCGGACAGGGTGACGATCGCCAACATGGCACCGGAGTACGGGGCCACGATGGGGTTCTTCCCGGTCGACGAGCGGACGGTGGCCTTTCTCCGGATGACGGGGCGTGAGGAGGCGGCGGCGAGGGCGGAGGCCTACCTGAAGGAGGTGGGGCTCTGGTACGATCCCTCGGTGGAGCCTGTGTACTCCGATGTCCTGGAGCTCGATCTCTCCACGGTGGAGCCCACGCTCGCAGGGCCGTACCGGCCGCAGGACCGGCTCAGGAGGGAGGAGGTGCCGGTACGGGTAGGGGAAGAGTGCAGGCGTCTCGGGGCAGAGGGAGAGGGGCGAGAGGTGGAGCTCGGGGGGGAGCGGGTCCTGGTGCCGCATGGCGCGGTGGCGATCGCCTCGATCACCTCGTGCACCAATACGTCCAACCCGGCGGTGATGTTGGGGGCGGGGTTGGTGGCGAGGCGTGCGGTGGAACGGGGGATGCGGGTGCCGCGATGGGTGAAGACGAGCCTCGCGCCGGGATCCCGGGTGGTGGTGGACTACCTGGCGCGTGCGGGGGTGTTGGGGGCGTTGGAGGAGCTGGGGTTCTCGGTGGCGGCCTTCGGGTGTGCCACCTGCATCGGAAACAGCGGGCCGCTTCCTGCCGCCCTGGAGCGCGCGGCCGACGAGGGCCTGCTCCTCGCCTCGGTTGCCTCGGGGAACCGCAACTTCGAGGCGCGGATCCACCAGAAGGTGCGGTTCAACATACTCGCCTCGCCGATCTACGTGGTGCTCTACGCCCTCGCAGGGTCGGTCATGAAGGACCTCTCCAGGGAGCCGGTGGGGAAGGACAGGGAGGGACGGGACGTCTTCCTGCACGAACTCCTCCCCTCCCCTGAGGAGATCGCACGTCTGGTGGAAGAGGTGGTCATAGGTGAGGACTTCGAGAGGCGCTACGCAGGGATCTTCGAGGGCGATGAACGGTGGCGGGGACTCGAGGGAGGGGAGGGGATCCTGTTCTCATGGGACGAGGCCTCGACCTACATCAGAAAGCCGCCTTTCTTTGAACTGGAGGGGCTTCCCGAGAGGATCGAGCGGGCCCGTGTCCTCGGGTTCTTCGGTGATTCCGTGACCACCGATCACATCTCCCCCGCAGGGGCGATCCCTCCCGACTACCCTGCAGGCCGGTACCTCCAGGAACTCGGGGTGCGGCCCGAGGAGTTCAATTCCTACGGATCCCGCAGGGGGAACCACGAGGTGATGATGCGCGGCACCTTTGCCAACATCCGCTTGAAGAACAGGCTCACCCCCGATGTACCGGGCGGCTACACCCTCCTCTTCCCCGAGCGGACGCAGTCCTTCATCTACGATGCCGCGATGGAGTACCGACGAAGGGGGGTGCCGCTCGTCGTGCTCGGAGGACGGGAGTATGGTACCGGTTCCTCCCGCGACTGGGCAGCGAAGGGCACGCGCCTGCTCGGCGTGAGGGCTGTCCTCGCCCGGTCGTTCGAGCGCATACACAGGAGCAACCTCGTGGGGATGGGGGTGCTCCCGCTCTGCTTCCCCGAGGGGAAGTCGGCCGAGGAGCTCGGGCTCACCGGCGAGGAGGAGCTCACCATAGAGATAGGCGCGCTCACTCCCCGGAAGCGGTGCCTGGTGAGGGCAGAGAGAGACGGACGCGAGGTGGCGAGGTTCGAGGCCGAGGCCCAGGTCTTCTCCCAGGTGGAGGTCGCCTACCTCGCCGCAGGTGGCCTCCTGCCGTACGTACTGGGGAAGCTGGGGGGATAA
- a CDS encoding sigma-54-dependent transcriptional regulator — protein sequence MGTTTTENKEYILLVDDDETILTRYQLMLEHEGYTDYILCSNPLEVEEILAAKAIQVVLLDLVMPHKDGFQILAFIKEHYPHIPVIIVTGEDSPDKVVKAMKLGALDYITKPISSSRFFTSLKNALEMRELHHEVATLSTRVQQRPEIPPEFTNIITRDPVMLSIFSYAKAIAPSPRPVLITGESGTGKELLARAIHAASTREGPLVTVNVAGLDDTLFSDTLFGHRKGAYTGAESDRPGLIERAKNGTLFLDEIGELSIPSQIKLLRLLQEGEYYPLGDDIPRKTNARVIAATCADLEAKQEEGTFRKDLYYRLMTHHIHLPPLRERRGDIPLLVEAFITQAARELGRTPPAVPPQLYDTLSSYPFPGNVRELQSLVFDAVSRSTEPLLAMQPILRYIRNRQKEPYTPTAPVHEITYETIVSCFGRFPTIEEMEKLLIREALKRTDGNQSAAAQILGISQSTLSRRLKKEPL from the coding sequence ATGGGAACGACCACGACCGAAAACAAAGAATACATCCTCCTCGTGGACGACGATGAGACCATCCTCACCCGCTACCAGCTCATGCTCGAGCACGAAGGCTACACCGACTACATCCTCTGCAGCAATCCCCTCGAGGTGGAAGAGATCCTCGCCGCCAAGGCCATACAGGTCGTGCTCCTCGACCTGGTCATGCCCCACAAGGACGGATTCCAGATCCTCGCCTTCATCAAGGAACACTACCCCCACATCCCGGTCATCATCGTCACAGGAGAGGACTCCCCCGACAAGGTGGTGAAGGCCATGAAGCTGGGCGCCCTCGACTACATCACCAAGCCCATCTCCTCCTCGAGGTTCTTCACCTCGCTCAAGAACGCCCTCGAGATGCGCGAACTCCACCACGAGGTCGCCACCCTCTCCACCCGCGTCCAGCAACGCCCCGAGATCCCCCCCGAGTTCACGAACATCATCACCCGCGATCCCGTGATGCTCTCCATCTTCTCCTATGCCAAGGCCATCGCCCCCAGCCCCAGACCCGTCCTTATCACCGGTGAGAGCGGCACGGGCAAGGAACTCCTCGCCCGTGCCATCCACGCCGCGAGCACACGAGAAGGCCCCCTCGTCACGGTGAACGTGGCGGGGCTGGACGACACCCTGTTCTCCGACACCCTCTTCGGCCACAGGAAAGGCGCCTACACCGGCGCCGAGAGCGACCGCCCGGGCCTCATAGAACGGGCCAAGAACGGAACCCTCTTCCTCGACGAGATAGGAGAGCTGAGCATCCCCTCCCAGATCAAGCTCCTTCGACTCCTGCAGGAGGGCGAGTACTACCCCCTCGGAGACGACATCCCACGAAAGACCAACGCCCGCGTCATCGCCGCCACCTGTGCCGACCTGGAGGCCAAGCAGGAAGAGGGCACGTTCCGGAAGGACCTCTACTACCGCCTCATGACCCACCACATCCACCTCCCCCCCTTGAGGGAACGCCGGGGTGACATCCCCCTCTTGGTAGAAGCCTTCATCACCCAGGCTGCCCGGGAACTCGGACGCACGCCCCCCGCCGTCCCACCACAACTCTACGACACCCTCTCATCCTACCCATTCCCCGGCAATGTACGAGAGCTTCAGTCCCTCGTCTTCGACGCGGTCTCCCGATCCACCGAGCCCCTCTTGGCCATGCAACCCATCCTCAGGTACATACGGAACCGGCAGAAGGAACCCTACACACCCACCGCCCCGGTGCATGAGATCACCTACGAAACCATCGTCTCGTGCTTCGGCAGGTTCCCCACCATCGAAGAGATGGAGAAGCTCCTCATCCGGGAAGCCCTCAAACGCACCGACGGCAACCAGTCGGCTGCAGCCCAGATACTGGGCATCTCCCAGTCCACCCTGAGCCGGCGGCTCAAGAAGGAACCTCTGTAA